A part of Rhipicephalus microplus isolate Deutch F79 chromosome 8, USDA_Rmic, whole genome shotgun sequence genomic DNA contains:
- the LOC119164274 gene encoding uncharacterized protein LOC119164274, whose product MLSALLLVAITTYPPLARASVQTPTLKSCSSSEKVMLSDVSIRNAKLNQKMTVNFSITINEPLESNPKLQVTLTKKDGREVVCLLYIGSCTYNLCGKSNIVEQTLGESWGNKCPVPATALQKTVDVPLPSLLGTFIGKLPTTLTVRLNVTNGGKTVGCQSFKVDIAGA is encoded by the exons ATGCTTTCTGCGTTGTTACTAGTAGCGATCACTACATATCCCCCCCTTGCACGAGCTTCTGTGCAAACACCCACTCTTAAGTCATGCTCAA GTTCGGAGAAAGTTATGCTCAGCGACGTCTCGATACGAAACGCCAAGCTTAACCAGAAGATGACGGTAAACTTCTCAATTACGATCAACGAGCCACTTGAATCTAATCCCAAGCTACAAGTGACACTCACAAAAAAGGATGGCCGGGAAGTCGTCTGCTTGCTCTACATCGGCTCATG CACGTACAACCTCTGCGGGAAAAGTAATATAGTTGAGCAGACTCTCGGTGAGTCGTGGGGCAACAAGTGCCCCGTTCCAGCAACTGCGCTTCAAAAGACCGTTGACGTCCCGTTGCCGTCCCTCCTGGGGACTTTCATTGGT AAACTTCCCACGACTTTAACTGTGCGGCTTAACGTCACCAACGGCGGCAAGACGGTTGGATGCCAGTCCTTCAAGGTCGACATAGCAGGAGCTTGA